One window from the genome of Bdellovibrio sp. NC01 encodes:
- a CDS encoding type II secretion system F family protein, translating to MHFLYNEWIMIPIFGICIFVIVLMWAEKAITWLHARSLGQREEVVKLLRVMGNDVDEKKITIIILLMSFGVGALAFLAFWPNVLIGSVFGAALTVGGWQLPLLLVKLIYEKRCSTFTDQMVDGLTIMANGIKAGSNPQESMKRVVEIMGNPISQEFSQVLYQMQVGDSFESALNDLGNRIPRPDVQMFVTSINILKETGGNLAETFTTIVTVIRERQKVEKKIQALTAQGLMQGIIVTLIPFILMGVFMMVDPNFIKPMFTTTLGLVLLFVMLALQIIGGVVIKKLVTIKV from the coding sequence ATGCATTTCTTATATAACGAATGGATCATGATTCCTATATTCGGTATTTGCATCTTCGTCATCGTTCTGATGTGGGCGGAGAAAGCAATTACGTGGTTGCATGCACGCAGTCTTGGACAAAGAGAAGAAGTCGTAAAACTTCTTCGTGTGATGGGTAACGATGTTGATGAAAAGAAGATCACGATCATCATTTTATTGATGAGCTTCGGTGTGGGCGCCCTTGCCTTCTTGGCATTCTGGCCGAACGTGCTTATCGGTTCCGTCTTTGGCGCGGCCTTGACTGTCGGTGGCTGGCAGTTGCCTTTGCTGTTAGTAAAATTGATTTATGAAAAACGTTGTTCAACATTCACCGATCAAATGGTGGACGGTCTTACTATCATGGCGAACGGTATTAAAGCCGGATCGAATCCACAGGAATCGATGAAGCGCGTGGTAGAGATCATGGGCAATCCGATCAGCCAAGAGTTCTCGCAAGTTCTTTATCAAATGCAAGTCGGTGATAGTTTTGAAAGCGCATTGAATGACTTAGGCAATCGCATTCCTCGCCCTGACGTGCAGATGTTCGTAACGTCGATCAACATCTTAAAAGAGACCGGCGGTAACTTGGCCGAAACTTTTACAACGATCGTGACTGTTATCCGTGAACGTCAAAAGGTAGAGAAAAAAATTCAGGCCCTTACCGCGCAAGGCCTGATGCAAGGGATTATCGTGACTTTGATCCCGTTTATTTTGATGGGCGTATTTATGATGGTAGATCCGAACTTCATTAAACCTATGTTTACTACAACCCTTGGTCTAGTGTTGTTGTTCGTGATGCTTGCTCTTCAAATTATCGGTGGCGTCGTAATTAAAAAGCTTGTTACCATTAAAGTGTAG
- a CDS encoding ATPase, T2SS/T4P/T4SS family — protein sequence MAINPNCNLIAVVGGKGGVGKSVFAANFACALMTELRTQVLLVDADSKSVGDQNVIMGLKPVKTLKELSSFQGSLNSQPMNTLVTMHASGLGYVGAVRGPEESMNISPDMLGKLMDFFSRAFKFVVVDVGNDLGPAQMAVLQEATAIMIVTTPEVLVVTQTQRLVNELLSATFPKDMFQLVINKASPTGLSPQAISNQLQLPFLGIVPADEATSMMALQKYQPFVLSAPKAPVTAAYFDVARKLTGGVLQRLKTLARPKPVAPAATEGGGNAAVVSGSSGMDPRTLTKIRVHNELIRTVDLKKLLMDTKQDENKEKEIREKTKREITLIVDKEAPDLSREERSKIIKEVLEEALGLGPLEDLLADAAVSEIMVNGFKKIFVEKSGKVQLSPVHFTSNDHLRRIIERIVTPLGRQINDSTPYVDARLKDGSRVNAVIEPLAIDGPALTIRKFKKGGITPEKYIEYGSITKNMIDFLRICAENGLNIVISGGTGSGKTSLLNMMSSFIPSNERVITVEDAAELQLQQEHVVRLETRPSSMEGTHSVTIRDLIKNALRMRPDRIIVGECRDGAALDMLQAMNTGHDGSMTTTHANSPRECIARLETLCMMSGMDLPVRAIREQIAGAVNLIVQISRLSDGSRKILSITEVAGMQGEIVTLAEIFRFKETGYDKNRKIQGVFQATGTIPSFIQKLSDKGVVIPREIFANDPAAANPAPAAKPAAPNIAAPKMPGVIPPKKTG from the coding sequence TTGGCTATTAATCCTAACTGTAATCTCATCGCTGTTGTTGGTGGTAAAGGTGGCGTCGGTAAGAGCGTCTTTGCCGCGAATTTTGCCTGCGCCCTTATGACAGAGCTACGTACTCAGGTTTTGCTTGTCGATGCAGACTCTAAATCAGTCGGCGATCAAAACGTGATCATGGGGCTTAAGCCAGTCAAAACTTTGAAAGAACTATCTTCTTTCCAAGGTTCTTTAAATTCTCAACCAATGAATACTCTTGTAACGATGCATGCTTCTGGCCTTGGCTATGTCGGTGCCGTGCGTGGACCTGAAGAAAGCATGAACATTTCGCCTGATATGTTGGGCAAGTTGATGGACTTCTTCAGTCGTGCATTTAAATTCGTAGTGGTCGACGTGGGTAATGACTTGGGTCCTGCGCAAATGGCTGTTCTTCAAGAAGCCACAGCCATCATGATCGTGACAACTCCAGAAGTTCTTGTCGTCACTCAAACGCAACGCTTGGTGAATGAACTTTTATCAGCGACATTCCCTAAAGACATGTTCCAATTGGTGATCAATAAAGCTTCACCAACAGGTTTGTCTCCGCAAGCGATTTCAAATCAATTGCAACTTCCTTTCTTGGGAATCGTGCCAGCCGATGAAGCCACTTCAATGATGGCGTTACAAAAATATCAGCCGTTTGTGTTGTCAGCTCCAAAAGCTCCAGTCACAGCGGCTTACTTTGACGTTGCTAGAAAACTAACTGGCGGCGTCCTACAAAGACTTAAAACATTGGCCCGTCCTAAGCCTGTGGCTCCAGCAGCGACTGAAGGCGGCGGTAACGCTGCGGTTGTTTCTGGTTCTTCAGGCATGGACCCGCGTACGTTGACTAAAATCCGCGTGCATAACGAATTGATTCGTACTGTGGATTTGAAAAAGCTTTTGATGGATACGAAGCAGGACGAAAATAAAGAAAAAGAGATTCGCGAAAAAACAAAACGTGAAATCACTTTGATCGTCGATAAAGAAGCTCCGGATCTTTCACGTGAAGAGCGTTCAAAAATTATCAAAGAAGTTTTAGAAGAAGCATTAGGCTTGGGTCCTCTTGAAGACTTACTTGCCGATGCTGCCGTGTCAGAGATCATGGTCAATGGTTTCAAAAAGATCTTCGTCGAGAAAAGCGGTAAGGTGCAATTAAGCCCTGTGCATTTCACTTCGAATGATCACCTACGCCGTATCATCGAACGTATCGTGACTCCACTGGGTCGTCAGATCAATGACTCGACTCCTTACGTGGATGCGCGTTTAAAAGACGGTTCGCGTGTGAACGCCGTGATTGAACCACTGGCGATCGACGGACCTGCTTTGACTATTCGTAAATTTAAAAAAGGTGGTATCACACCTGAAAAGTATATCGAGTACGGAAGTATCACGAAAAACATGATCGACTTCCTTCGTATCTGTGCAGAGAACGGTTTAAACATCGTGATCTCTGGTGGTACTGGTTCCGGTAAAACATCCTTACTGAATATGATGTCATCATTCATTCCTTCGAATGAACGTGTTATCACAGTCGAGGACGCGGCCGAGTTGCAATTGCAACAGGAACACGTCGTGCGTTTAGAAACTCGTCCTTCTTCGATGGAAGGAACTCACTCTGTCACAATTCGTGACTTGATTAAGAATGCCCTGCGTATGCGTCCTGACCGTATCATCGTCGGTGAGTGTCGTGACGGCGCCGCTCTTGATATGTTGCAAGCGATGAATACAGGTCATGATGGCTCAATGACGACAACTCACGCCAACAGTCCTCGTGAATGTATCGCGCGTCTTGAAACTCTTTGTATGATGTCTGGTATGGATCTTCCAGTTCGTGCGATCCGTGAACAAATTGCGGGCGCGGTTAACTTGATCGTTCAGATTTCTCGTCTATCAGATGGTAGCCGTAAAATTTTGAGCATCACTGAAGTTGCGGGCATGCAAGGTGAGATCGTAACTCTTGCAGAGATCTTCCGTTTCAAAGAAACGGGCTACGATAAAAATCGTAAGATCCAAGGTGTGTTCCAAGCAACCGGTACAATTCCAAGCTTTATCCAAAAACTGAGCGATAAAGGTGTTGTGATTCCTCGTGAAATTTTCGCGAACGATCCAGCAGCGGCCAACCCTGCTCCGGCAGCGAAGCCAGCAGCACCAAATATCGCGGCTCCAAAAATGCCTGGAGTTATTCCTCCGAAGAAAACGGGGTAG
- a CDS encoding BON domain-containing protein, with protein sequence MKYQLLTLSLLLSMSGYVRAEDDLSADPSVSVEDSGAYRSRKFVSLTLGIEHDEKLPPIPEGVEFKGDFRRIVTASFAKDLNVIRFAPKAEGFATLTIHDKKNGKIVAEYRIDVKKSKLDKVVREMRALLGDIEGINIKIVNNKVVVDGQILLPKDLARIYNVVQQFGDQASSLVTLSPLAQKKIAEFITRDINNPEIEVRAVNDKIILQGWANSDDEKVRAEIIAKTYLPDIVIEAAEEKGVIKKRKPANDGVINLIQVKEAAPKPPSKMIQLVVHYVELNKNYSKAFKFQFTPELGDNSQLTVTGGGSTPGGIVSSITGTVSNLLPKLNWAKQHGHARVLESTSLIVEDGKKGEIKQVTNQPYAVIGKDNVQGTAFAEVGIVSTITPMLLGEKSGSVHMDLSFKVTSMVGRSGGAPITSSNEMNSSVIVRDRQSAAVGGLIRNTATTDYNKMPDNVKNPIISLYASKDFSKDQSQFVVFVTPVVKTSASAGAEQIKKKFRLRD encoded by the coding sequence ATGAAATATCAACTGCTCACTCTAAGCTTACTATTAAGCATGAGTGGATACGTTCGCGCAGAAGACGATCTGTCTGCCGATCCATCTGTATCGGTTGAAGATAGTGGCGCTTATCGCTCGCGTAAGTTCGTCAGCCTGACTTTAGGCATCGAACACGACGAAAAACTTCCTCCTATTCCTGAAGGCGTAGAATTCAAAGGTGATTTCCGCCGTATCGTAACAGCCTCTTTCGCTAAAGACTTGAACGTTATCCGCTTCGCCCCTAAAGCGGAAGGTTTTGCGACACTAACAATTCACGATAAGAAAAACGGCAAGATCGTTGCCGAATACCGTATTGACGTTAAGAAAAGTAAGCTTGATAAAGTCGTTCGCGAAATGCGTGCACTTCTTGGTGATATCGAAGGTATCAACATCAAGATCGTAAATAATAAAGTTGTCGTCGATGGTCAGATCCTTCTTCCGAAAGATCTTGCTCGTATCTACAACGTCGTTCAGCAGTTCGGCGATCAAGCTTCATCGCTTGTGACACTCAGCCCATTAGCACAAAAGAAAATCGCAGAGTTCATTACGCGCGATATCAACAATCCAGAAATCGAAGTTCGCGCCGTGAATGACAAAATCATTCTTCAAGGTTGGGCGAACAGTGACGATGAAAAAGTTCGTGCAGAGATCATCGCGAAAACATATCTACCAGATATCGTGATCGAAGCTGCCGAAGAAAAAGGTGTGATCAAAAAGCGTAAGCCTGCCAATGACGGTGTCATTAACTTGATCCAAGTCAAAGAGGCTGCACCAAAACCACCTTCTAAGATGATTCAACTTGTCGTGCATTACGTTGAGTTGAATAAAAACTACTCGAAGGCGTTCAAATTCCAATTCACTCCTGAATTGGGTGACAACTCGCAATTGACTGTGACTGGTGGTGGCAGCACTCCAGGCGGTATCGTCAGTTCTATCACAGGCACAGTTTCAAACTTGTTGCCGAAATTAAACTGGGCGAAACAACACGGTCATGCTCGCGTACTTGAAAGTACTAGCTTGATTGTTGAAGACGGTAAAAAAGGTGAAATCAAACAGGTAACCAACCAACCTTACGCGGTTATCGGTAAAGATAACGTTCAAGGTACTGCGTTTGCGGAAGTTGGTATCGTAAGTACGATCACACCAATGCTTCTTGGTGAAAAATCAGGAAGCGTGCACATGGATCTGTCATTCAAAGTGACAAGCATGGTGGGTCGTTCTGGTGGTGCGCCAATCACAAGCTCGAATGAAATGAATTCGTCAGTGATCGTGCGTGACCGTCAAAGTGCTGCAGTCGGTGGTTTGATCCGTAATACTGCAACAACGGACTATAATAAAATGCCTGACAACGTGAAGAACCCAATCATCAGTCTTTACGCTTCGAAGGACTTCTCGAAAGATCAAAGCCAGTTCGTGGTGTTTGTGACTCCAGTCGTTAAGACTTCAGCCAGCGCCGGTGCTGAGCAAATCAAGAAGAAGTTCCGCCTACGCGATTAG
- the cpaB gene encoding Flp pilus assembly protein CpaB, which produces MGPNDTRNLWLSIGAGVFATFLLYSYSQEKKAEYDKRFGSTKRVVIAKDDIAEMQTIYDTMVETKELPADFIQPDAITVPDEIIGNVAAVPIRKGQMVLKNNLLTPGPDTGISLQVAPSKRAVTIPVDEVRAVAKLIRPGDRVDIYAAVDNGKGVNQRREVFTMMNDVVVLATGVSVVNNIPRMFELDSSGKNLSQIALTGDTKYTTITIEATPKEAQDLFYILSTAPGNLFFALRNPSDRTIPPRMPSSTSDSVAGKPVVSLDGPAPASVAPPTILPQQQMPARPSIAPPMQQRTAPPQQRPGGFHTL; this is translated from the coding sequence ATGGGACCGAATGATACTAGAAACCTATGGTTATCGATTGGCGCAGGAGTCTTCGCGACATTCCTTCTGTACAGCTATTCTCAAGAGAAAAAAGCAGAGTACGACAAACGCTTCGGTTCAACGAAACGTGTAGTTATCGCCAAAGACGATATCGCTGAAATGCAAACGATCTACGATACGATGGTAGAAACAAAAGAACTTCCTGCTGACTTCATTCAGCCAGATGCGATCACAGTTCCTGATGAAATCATCGGTAACGTGGCTGCGGTTCCTATTCGTAAAGGTCAGATGGTTTTGAAAAATAACTTATTAACACCGGGTCCTGACACAGGGATCTCGTTGCAAGTGGCTCCAAGTAAACGTGCGGTAACGATTCCAGTGGATGAAGTCCGTGCGGTTGCAAAGCTAATCCGTCCGGGTGACCGCGTGGATATCTATGCAGCAGTTGATAACGGTAAAGGTGTGAATCAACGTCGTGAAGTCTTCACTATGATGAATGACGTTGTTGTCCTAGCGACAGGCGTGAGTGTTGTAAATAACATTCCACGTATGTTCGAATTGGACTCTTCAGGTAAAAACTTAAGTCAGATCGCTTTAACTGGTGACACGAAATATACGACGATCACGATTGAGGCGACTCCGAAAGAAGCACAAGATTTATTTTATATCTTGTCAACGGCACCGGGTAACTTGTTCTTCGCTTTAAGAAATCCAAGCGACAGAACAATTCCACCGCGTATGCCAAGCTCTACTTCTGATTCAGTAGCGGGTAAGCCTGTTGTTTCTTTGGATGGACCAGCGCCGGCGTCAGTAGCGCCACCGACGATCCTTCCACAGCAGCAAATGCCGGCTCGCCCAAGTATTGCTCCGCCTATGCAACAACGTACGGCACCTCCGCAACAGCGACCTGGTGGCTTCCATACATTGTAG
- a CDS encoding Flp1 family type IVb pilin has product MKKFKNFSKNLFKNQSGQGATEYILLLVVVVSLVMIFKKDIQSAVQDKIGQLKDGMGQVTVQ; this is encoded by the coding sequence ATGAAAAAGTTTAAGAACTTTTCTAAAAATCTTTTTAAAAATCAATCAGGTCAAGGTGCGACTGAGTACATCCTATTGCTAGTGGTTGTAGTTAGCCTTGTGATGATTTTCAAAAAAGACATTCAGTCTGCTGTGCAAGATAAAATTGGTCAGCTTAAAGACGGCATGGGCCAAGTTACTGTTCAGTAG
- a CDS encoding methyl-accepting chemotaxis protein, giving the protein MSKLSLRGRFLFITAFLILISLVTNTLSLERMYSQNKQTSEIGDTWLPLVGKSSDININVVNYRRLEFELLATQSTDERKSILEEMDSLNGNIMIYSKTLDPLLATDALKKSFEDFQASWDSYQSESDKFKAAVDKENATLAEQILRGDSDKFYLKSYQALKSLTDASYLAGVEKSENVSKSFKMTLIVLISIVSVCILIGMAASWLNIRSVQKSLRSVADGLDSSSQVVRTRSLELVDSSEKISSNTTSTAASLEEIVASMEELTATVRQNSLSSSEAANLSKDGQSAVVDGQRKMQGMITVMNDISSNAKKIEEILTMIDDIAFQTNLLALNAAVEAARAGEQGKGFAVVADAVRALAQKSAGAAKEISTLIVEANEKSTLGVKLAAESESSLQTIVSNTQKVSELIQQVAQGSQEQSQGIEQMNKALTEIDQSLQGVASSMSTVSNSTGEMQDQSEELNKMMYALHQLVGKKESNENNEEESSAA; this is encoded by the coding sequence ATGTCGAAGCTATCTTTGCGCGGAAGATTTTTGTTTATCACTGCGTTTTTAATTCTTATCTCTCTTGTGACTAATACATTGTCACTCGAACGCATGTATTCACAAAACAAACAGACATCAGAAATCGGCGATACATGGCTTCCGTTGGTAGGTAAGTCGTCTGATATTAACATTAACGTCGTGAACTATCGCCGTTTGGAATTTGAGTTGTTGGCAACACAAAGCACGGATGAACGCAAAAGCATCCTTGAAGAGATGGACAGCCTTAACGGCAATATCATGATCTATTCAAAGACTTTAGATCCATTGCTGGCAACGGACGCGCTTAAAAAATCTTTCGAGGACTTCCAAGCCTCATGGGATTCGTATCAATCTGAAAGCGATAAGTTTAAAGCCGCTGTTGATAAAGAAAATGCGACTTTAGCAGAACAAATTCTGCGCGGTGATTCGGACAAATTTTATTTAAAAAGTTATCAGGCCTTGAAAAGCTTAACTGACGCCAGTTACCTGGCCGGCGTTGAAAAGTCAGAAAACGTCAGTAAATCATTTAAGATGACGTTGATCGTTCTGATCTCGATCGTCTCTGTCTGTATTCTTATTGGTATGGCAGCAAGTTGGCTTAATATCCGTTCCGTACAAAAATCATTGCGTTCAGTTGCTGATGGTTTGGATTCTTCTTCGCAAGTGGTGCGCACTCGTTCATTGGAACTTGTCGACTCTAGCGAAAAGATTTCTTCTAACACGACGTCGACAGCAGCTTCGCTTGAAGAAATCGTGGCTTCAATGGAAGAGTTGACTGCGACGGTTCGCCAGAATTCTTTAAGTTCCAGCGAAGCCGCTAATCTTTCTAAGGACGGTCAATCTGCTGTGGTCGATGGCCAACGCAAAATGCAAGGCATGATCACAGTCATGAACGATATTTCTTCGAACGCTAAAAAGATCGAAGAAATTTTGACTATGATTGATGACATTGCCTTTCAAACAAACTTGCTTGCGCTGAATGCTGCGGTTGAAGCTGCAAGAGCAGGCGAACAAGGTAAAGGCTTTGCTGTTGTCGCTGATGCGGTTCGCGCTTTGGCGCAAAAAAGTGCTGGGGCCGCAAAGGAAATTAGTACTTTGATCGTCGAAGCGAATGAAAAAAGCACTTTGGGCGTGAAGTTAGCAGCTGAAAGCGAAAGCTCGTTGCAGACAATCGTTTCTAACACGCAAAAAGTATCGGAACTAATTCAGCAGGTCGCACAAGGTTCGCAGGAGCAATCTCAAGGTATCGAACAAATGAACAAAGCTCTGACGGAAATCGATCAAAGCTTGCAAGGTGTAGCGTCTTCTATGAGCACGGTCAGCAACTCTACCGGAGAGATGCAGGACCAATCAGAAGAACTAAACAAAATGATGTATGCACTACATCAATTAGTTGGTAAAAAAGAATCTAATGAAAATAACGAAGAGGAATCTTCAGCAGCATAA
- the hpt gene encoding hypoxanthine phosphoribosyltransferase, whose product MAQLKEQMVPFLTAEEINELVINLAEQIEADYDGKEIIFICPLRGSMHITADLMRKIDLPQQVDFVHVQAVERGGAIKIVKDISVNIAGKHVIVVEEIIDTGRTLSFLRSRLFASAPASLKIVTLLDKPARRELPIKADYIGKTIDDRYVVGYGMDSEEVGRNYPDIYTMKN is encoded by the coding sequence ATGGCGCAACTTAAAGAACAGATGGTTCCTTTCCTTACAGCTGAAGAAATTAACGAATTGGTTATCAATTTGGCTGAACAAATCGAAGCAGATTACGACGGAAAAGAGATCATCTTCATCTGCCCTCTTCGTGGTTCTATGCACATCACTGCAGACTTGATGAGAAAAATTGATCTTCCCCAACAAGTAGATTTCGTACACGTTCAAGCCGTTGAACGCGGTGGCGCGATCAAAATCGTAAAAGATATCTCTGTAAATATCGCTGGCAAACACGTGATCGTGGTTGAAGAAATCATCGATACAGGTCGTACTTTGAGCTTCTTGCGCAGCCGTTTGTTCGCATCAGCTCCAGCATCTTTGAAAATCGTGACATTGTTGGATAAACCAGCTCGCCGTGAATTGCCTATCAAAGCAGACTACATCGGTAAAACTATCGATGATCGTTATGTTGTTGGTTATGGAATGGATTCTGAAGAAGTAGGAAGAAACTATCCAGATATCTACACTATGAAAAACTAA
- a CDS encoding lipopolysaccharide assembly protein LapB produces the protein MINSLQDDMLSEARGYFINGNYKMAEPILNQMLLQNTRNPEVYQMLATIFYDKGQFSKAIKTFRRALEIDPTYTDASVGLSIILNDLGKYDEGKQVFLDAQSQLDKKSGKQDPFVDEKLASKHEELADLYYQYKRYNEALEQLLKAQKLSSRKAEITMRISEVNVQLGQTDRAIKDLKALIREYPHLIPARLKLGAIYYNSNNIAEATEQWENILIRDPQHPEALRYLKMAQAAGITSIDL, from the coding sequence GTGATTAACTCTCTTCAAGATGACATGCTTTCAGAAGCACGCGGTTACTTTATCAATGGTAACTACAAGATGGCTGAACCTATCTTGAACCAAATGCTTCTGCAAAACACTCGCAATCCAGAAGTGTATCAAATGCTTGCGACGATCTTTTACGATAAAGGTCAGTTCAGCAAAGCAATCAAAACGTTCCGTCGTGCTTTGGAAATCGATCCAACTTACACAGACGCGAGTGTTGGTCTTTCAATCATCTTAAACGATCTTGGTAAATACGATGAAGGCAAACAGGTGTTCCTGGATGCTCAATCGCAATTGGACAAGAAATCTGGAAAACAAGATCCCTTCGTTGATGAAAAGCTTGCTTCTAAACATGAAGAATTGGCTGACTTGTACTATCAATACAAACGCTACAACGAAGCTCTTGAACAACTATTGAAGGCGCAGAAGCTTTCCAGCAGAAAAGCGGAAATCACAATGCGTATTTCTGAAGTGAACGTTCAATTGGGTCAAACAGATCGCGCCATCAAAGATTTGAAAGCGTTGATCCGTGAGTATCCACACTTAATTCCAGCTCGCCTAAAGCTTGGGGCGATTTACTACAATTCAAACAATATTGCTGAAGCCACAGAACAATGGGAGAATATCCTCATTCGGGATCCACAACATCCTGAGGCCTTACGTTATTTGAAAATGGCGCAAGCAGCAGGCATTACATCGATCGACTTGTAG
- a CDS encoding outer membrane protein assembly factor BamD, whose translation MTLICASSVLMTACSSTERNSNTPEGAFAIAEEFDKGERYEEAIRRYTEVKNKFPYSNFATKSELAIADVYYKQESFAEAQVAYQMFKDLHPTSPQADYVQFRLGMSYFQQLPTTIDRDLSLANDTILNLSDLIKKYPNSQYVAEAKEKRTATIKMLAEKEEYIADFYFKREIYDSALGRYEGLYRNYGSLGFDKKALSRIVISAHKIDDKPKAEKYLKILAADFPGTSELKAAEKEMK comes from the coding sequence ATGACACTTATTTGCGCAAGCTCCGTTCTAATGACGGCTTGTTCTTCTACGGAGAGAAACTCCAACACTCCTGAGGGTGCTTTTGCTATTGCCGAGGAATTCGACAAGGGCGAGCGCTATGAAGAGGCGATTCGTCGCTATACGGAAGTGAAAAATAAATTCCCGTACAGCAACTTCGCGACAAAATCAGAACTTGCGATTGCAGACGTTTACTACAAACAAGAATCTTTCGCTGAGGCGCAAGTGGCGTATCAGATGTTTAAAGACCTGCACCCGACGTCGCCACAAGCAGACTACGTGCAATTCCGTTTGGGCATGAGTTACTTCCAACAATTGCCAACGACAATCGACAGAGATTTATCTCTAGCGAATGACACAATCCTTAATCTTAGCGATTTGATTAAGAAATATCCGAACTCTCAGTACGTAGCTGAAGCGAAAGAAAAGCGCACAGCGACGATCAAAATGTTGGCTGAGAAGGAAGAATACATCGCGGACTTCTACTTCAAACGCGAAATCTATGATTCAGCGTTAGGTCGTTATGAAGGTTTATACAGAAATTACGGCAGCCTTGGCTTCGATAAGAAAGCTCTTTCACGTATCGTGATCAGCGCACATAAAATCGACGACAAACCGAAGGCCGAAAAATATTTGAAAATTCTGGCAGCAGACTTTCCTGGAACTTCTGAATTGAAAGCAGCTGAAAAGGAGATGAAGTGA
- a CDS encoding HTTM domain-containing protein, giving the protein MNFKQVTAQLEKNSLQLFYFFMGAAVLLRLVDDVMVGRYAIHAGEIFSYRHPGYFPLYGTTLLLIEWALTFTGGVLLFTQERKWGAWLAAIGITMSLTQMMQNQKILLWIILWTIALSSSLAGNIPARRFLKWQIILVYVFGALSKVFDQFITGKTLQTLAFVQTQDSTDHLLKVLWQPLLSLPTAQLMSWTVIILEILIPFLLMRKKEFAWIFVLVLHGGFMLMMKDIASFSFAMFALAAIFYCPDVIIKEEDLIQPVSEPG; this is encoded by the coding sequence ATGAACTTCAAGCAAGTGACTGCACAGCTCGAAAAAAATAGTCTGCAACTTTTCTATTTCTTCATGGGCGCTGCGGTGTTGTTGCGTTTAGTAGATGACGTGATGGTCGGACGTTACGCGATTCATGCGGGTGAGATTTTTTCGTATCGTCATCCCGGATATTTTCCACTGTATGGCACAACGTTGTTGTTGATCGAGTGGGCGCTGACGTTCACGGGTGGCGTTTTGCTTTTCACGCAAGAACGAAAATGGGGCGCGTGGTTGGCAGCAATTGGCATCACTATGAGTCTTACACAAATGATGCAAAACCAGAAAATTCTGCTGTGGATAATTTTGTGGACTATTGCCTTAAGTTCGTCGCTCGCCGGAAATATTCCGGCACGCAGATTTTTAAAATGGCAGATTATTTTGGTTTACGTTTTCGGTGCACTTTCAAAAGTTTTTGATCAGTTCATCACCGGGAAAACCTTGCAGACACTGGCTTTCGTGCAGACTCAAGATTCAACGGATCATTTGCTGAAAGTGTTATGGCAGCCGCTATTGTCATTGCCAACCGCGCAACTGATGTCGTGGACGGTGATTATTTTAGAAATTTTAATTCCGTTTTTATTAATGCGCAAAAAAGAGTTCGCGTGGATATTTGTGCTAGTGCTTCACGGCGGGTTTATGCTGATGATGAAAGACATCGCATCGTTTTCCTTTGCGATGTTTGCACTTGCTGCGATCTTTTATTGTCCTGACGTGATAATCAAAGAAGAAGACTTAATCCAACCCGTGAGTGAGCCCGGATAA